A single Bosea sp. PAMC 26642 DNA region contains:
- a CDS encoding DUF2189 domain-containing protein encodes MANLDATVMQDGQDAALPRIRTITTQDLRDALRRGWEDFKAKPSHLVFIALIYPVAGVLLAQLTVSYNIFPLLFPLLGGFALLGPFAAIGLYEISRRRELGLDSRWPQALDVLRSPSIGQICLLGAMLTGLFIGWLFSAWFIYRGLLGLPADVTTADFLRAVFTTFDGWVMIVVGNSVGLLFAILAFSISVISFPLIIDRHVDAPTAIRTSIAAVEANPRVMMQWGLMVTGLLVLGCLPVLVGLVVVMPVLGHATWHLYRKVVER; translated from the coding sequence ATGGCAAATCTCGACGCCACCGTGATGCAGGACGGCCAGGATGCCGCCCTGCCGCGCATCAGGACCATCACGACGCAGGATCTGCGCGACGCGCTCAGGCGCGGCTGGGAGGATTTCAAGGCCAAGCCGAGCCACCTCGTCTTCATAGCCTTGATCTACCCCGTCGCCGGCGTGCTGCTCGCCCAACTCACAGTCAGCTACAATATCTTCCCATTGCTCTTCCCGCTGCTCGGCGGCTTCGCCCTGCTCGGCCCCTTCGCCGCGATCGGGCTCTACGAGATCAGCAGGCGGCGCGAACTTGGCCTGGATTCGCGCTGGCCCCAGGCACTGGACGTCCTGAGATCGCCTTCGATCGGGCAGATCTGCCTCCTCGGTGCCATGCTGACCGGGCTCTTCATCGGCTGGCTGTTCTCGGCCTGGTTCATCTACCGCGGCCTGCTCGGCCTGCCCGCCGACGTCACGACCGCGGACTTCCTGCGCGCCGTGTTCACGACCTTCGACGGCTGGGTGATGATCGTCGTCGGCAATTCCGTCGGCCTGCTCTTCGCCATCCTGGCGTTTTCGATATCGGTCATCTCCTTCCCACTGATCATCGACCGGCACGTCGATGCGCCGACCGCGATCCGGACCTCGATCGCCGCCGTGGAGGCCAATCCCCGCGTCATGATGCAATGGGGCCTGATGGTCACCGGCCTGCTGGTATTGGGCTGCCTGCCCGTGCTCGTCGGACTCGTGGTGGTCATGCCGGTTCTCGGCCACGCAACCTGGCATCTCTACCGCAAGGTGGTGGAGCGGTAG